In the genome of Mastomys coucha isolate ucsf_1 unplaced genomic scaffold, UCSF_Mcou_1 pScaffold21, whole genome shotgun sequence, the window TCCCTGGCACCACTAATAAGTGTCCATGCTCTCTTACTGGGCCATGGTTGACTGATATGGCCACAAGGAATTAAACCAGGCCAGGTGGAGATTCCACAGCAAGACTGAGGCTGTGACAATTTTATTGAGAGCAATCAGATTGGTTACACCTTTATCAGAAACAGAATCTAATGGCAATTGCCAGGATCAATACAATTGTAGTTGTCAGGATACAATGAAGTTTGCAGGCCATACAGGGCACAAAGGATTAGTGTCTAAGGTTATCTTACCAGGCTTCCATGCTTTCTTGACTACTCTGGGAACatataaagaaacacaaattagCCTGAAGTTTCACTCCCTCCAGGAGCACATCAGTCTGTCAGGAACTAGAAGCCATTTTGTGCCTACGAGCCATGGACGCTAACCTGAAAAATGTATGACACATGCCTCTTAAAGGCAGCTAGGCCAGGCCAAACTCCATGGTCCCCTGCACACACCTTGGCAGATAGTCTCTTAATGAATCCCACAGTGTGCCCTCATCtcctgacacagagaaacccagtatTTGGAGAAACAACAGCAACTTTATTTTTCCACATGTGTGGTCAATGTGTGGTTGTCTGCTCTGGAGCCAGGTGAGTTCAGTGGCTCCCATATTTAAACATGAGGAGGCAGAGGTGTGTGGGTGAGGGATGAGGGCACCCGAAAGCACAGGCTGACAGTGCCCAGTCTCAGGTCTTTGGGTTATGAAGTGAGAGGAGGGCTGGGTATGGTTGGCCAAGAGGGATTAGAATGGCCGGGAAATGGGTTCAGCAGAGAGGACAGATCTCTGTAGACAAAAGGCTGAGAAAAGCCCTGAGCCCTAACATCCAGGCCAGGAGGGTGCTCCGGATAAGCACATGTGAGGGTGAATTGCTGATATCAGAGGCTTCCACTGCAGAGAAGACCCCAATTGAAGTCTGATTTTTCAATAGGGTTTTGGCAGAGTCGGGCAGGCATCCATCAAGACTAAAGATGGTATTGATCCCACCTACAAATATGAAGATCCAATCAGGGGAAAGGGCTGTAGAGGGATACTTCAGtcaacctgaaaaacaaaacaacaataacaacaacaagaacgaCAAAAAACAACTCAGGCCCAGTAGTTCAGACTCCAGCCCTCCTCTTGTGGACTAAGGACTCTCAGTCCAAGTCCTGAaatcctccctcagacccagggtTCTAGACTCTAGCCACATTTCCTCTGCTACAGCAATTCatgcctctgccctccaccctcAGAGCCAGGAGTCAGCAGCACACATCTCTTCTTCTGAGTCCCTGGAGCCATGGCCTTGGGGATGTAAACTTTATGACTGACCTCCTTCTATAGTCATGTCACTGAAATAGCAATGAGTGTCCTTAGGGCAGAGGATAAATTTGGAATGCTCGGAGCAGGATCCCCGAAAGTGCAAGCAGACAGGACACAGCATGGTTCCCAGCTCAGAAGAgtctgaggagagagaaggaggggctggagggcaTGCTCTCAGGGGCAGCCACAGGCtgttctctcaagtgctgggtgcCAGGGTCACATACCTGAAAGTGACAGGGAGTCAAGTAGGACACTGGTGCTGCTAGCATCATTGCACAGTTTACTGCCACAGTAGTGGAAATAAGAGGCAGCCACTATACCAGGTCCAGCAGAAAACACCTGGACATCGAGGGTATTTTTAGTCCCAACTTTACTGCTGCCTTTGCTTGCCAATATGACAGATTTTTCACCTAAAGGTATACAAGATAGAATACCAGGCTAAATAGGGGAGGatggcaaaataataataataataataataataataataataataataataataataataataaatagaatggaaaagaaatgCCCAGTTCTTGGGTCCCTAGATGCTGCCAGTTAGAAAAGCACAATCCTTAGTGACAGCAGGACAGATCATGATCTCAGTCTGCCACAGACTGAAGTccaaacctggctcctctgctcTGCCCCTTGAAGACCATGTTACCTGCCCCCCCCAACAGTCTCCCCTGAGCCCATGCACCATGCTGCAGCCTCACCCTGATCAGCATCTCTTCTACCCTGCTGGGTTTCTCTCTACACTCTGCCCTCCAGACCACACTTGGCTCTCTgtgctctgcttctctctccttcccacttccctgtaGAGCTGCAGGACTCAGGCTTAGCAGAACCCAAAGCAGGCACTCAGCAGGCATCTGTCCTCTATCCCTCTcgccctccttcctcctctccctccgtcccttcttcccttcctccctttttcctctctcttcctaggCTCTGAGTCTCCTCTAGTCTAGACTGTTCTTGAACTCCCAAAGTTGCTGCAGATGAAGTTGACTGTCCCCACCCACATCCCATGCTGGCATTACCACACCCAGTTGGTGTGGTACAAGGGTTCAAGCTCAGGGTTTTTCTCTTAACTAGCACAGGTCTTCCGTATATACCCTCATCACAGCTCAGCAGAACAAGTCACAGAGACAGGAGGTCCCAGGCTTGTGAGCAGATGGGCAGAAATGCAGGGAATAGAATCCTGGGCCTAGCCTGGTATGGGAGTGTGTCCCTCCAGCTGAGAGCACGCACCTACATCTATGAGCAGGAGTGTCTCCTGACATATCTCGTCAAGTGCAGTTTCAGTGGTTCCAAATGATTTCCATCCAATTGCTGTCTTACTGAAGCCACTGCCAAGTTTCACCATGATTCCCTTGTGACAGGTCAGAGTACCTGTGGAGAGGAAAATCTAGGGTTTGTGAGAATTAAGGAGCCCACCATGTCTGTCCTTGCAGCTNNNNNNNNNNNNNNNNNNNNNNNNNNNNNNNNNNNNNNNNNNNNNNNNNNNNNNNNNNNNNNNNNNNNNNNNNNNNNNNNNNNNNNNNNNNNNNNNNNNNNNNNNNNNNNNNNNNNNNNNNNNNNNNNNNNNNNNNNNNNNNNNNNNNNNNNNNNNNNNNNNNNNNNNNNNNNNNNNNNNNNNNNNNNNNNNNNNNNNNNNNNNNNNNNNNNNNNNNNNNNNNNNNNNNNNNNNNNNNNNNNNNNNNNNNNNNNNNNNNNNNNNNNNNNNNNNNNNNNNNNNNNNNNNNNNNNNNNNNNNNNNNNNNNNNNNNNNNNNNNNNNNNNNNNNNNNNNNNNNNNNNNNNNNNNNNNNNNNNNNNNNNNNNNNNNNNNNNNNNNNNNNNNNNNNNNNNNNNNNNNNNNNNNNNNNNNNNNNNNNNNNNNNNNNNNNNNNNNNNNNNNNNNNNNNNNNNNNNNNNNNNNNNNNNNNNNNNNNNNNNNNNNNNNNNNNNNNNNNNNNNNNNNNNNNNNNNNNNNNNNNNNNNNNNNNNNNNNNNNNNNNNNNNNNNNNNNNNNNNNNNNNNNNNNNNNNNNGACACATACCCCTTTACATAATTAAAAGTGATAAAGATACATCTAAACACTCTGGGTTCTTAGAATGGCCCCCAGGCTCCTGTGTGGCTCagccttcctctgtcttcatgTATACATCCCTCTTTGTCCCTATGCCCCTGATACAGTCCCACAGGTGAGGGGGCATCACATAGGGtctgggaagaaaaggaggatgaGGCACATTCTAGTGTGACAGGACTTCTCAGGGGAAGGCAAGGAGATGAGGAGCACAGGGGGCAATACGGTGTGAACCCAGTATTGATGATGGAACAAGGGACACATAGTCTTTGATTTCCTGCCTGAAAATGTGGGCAGGGTGCTGGTCTCCAACAGTGGGCAGGAGAGCTAGGTGTGTCCAGACACAAGGTTCTTCTCAGGCCTTTGCACATACATGGTTTCCTCCTCCCATGTCTgcatttgttttctccttcaaTCCATTAAGAGGCACTGAATGAAATGTAGAGCACTCTGACACTCAATGATGATTGCCAGTTGCTCTTCTACATCCTCACCNNNNNNNNNNNNNNNNNNNNNNNNNNNNNNNNNNNNNNNNNNNNNNNNNNNNNNNNNNNNNNNNNNNNNNNNNNNNNNNNNNNNNNNNNNNNNNNNNNNNNNNNNNNNNNNNNNNNNNNNNNNNNNNNNNNNNNNNNNNNNNNNNNNNNNNNNNNNNNNNNNNNNNNNNNNNNNNNNNNNNNNNNNNNNNNNNNNNNNNNNNNNNNNNNNNNNNNNNNNNNNNNNNNNNNNNNNNNNNNNNNNNNNNNNNNNNNNNNNNNNNNNNNNNNNNNNNNNNNNNNNNNNNNNNNNNNNNNNNNNNNNNNNNNNNNNNNNNNNNNNNNNNNNNNNNNNNNNNNNNNNNNNNNNNNNNNNNNNNNNNNNNNNNNNNNNNNNNNNNNNNNNNNNNNNNNNNNNNNNNNNNNNNNNNNNNNNNNNNNNNNNNNNNNNNNNNNNNNNNNNNNNNNNNNNNNNNNNNNNNNNNNNNNNNNNNNNNNNNNNNNNNNNNNNNNNN includes:
- the LOC116101818 gene encoding CD177 antigen-like — its product is MVKLGSGFSKTAIGWKSFGTTETALDEICQETLLLIDVGEKSVILASKGSSKVGTKNTLDVQVFSAGPGIVAASYFHYCGSKLCNDASSTSVLLDSLSLSDSSELGTMLCPVCLHFRGSCSEHSKFILCPKDTHCYFSDMTIEGGGINTIFSLDGCLPDSAKTLLKNQTSIGVFSAVEASDISNSPSHVLIRSTLLAWMLGLRAFLSLLSTEICPLC